The Rhodohalobacter barkolensis genome includes the window CACCCGTTATCCGAACCAGTGAACGATGGTCTGTGTTGTTTGATCCGGCTAAGACATCATCTTCCAGCCTCCAGGTAACGGCTTCAATAGACTCACCTGCATCATTATCTAAATTGGCTTGAAATTGAATTTCATCTTCATCAGCAAAAGCAATCGGATTGCTAATCGGGCCCGATACATTATAGCCGATTTTTGGGAAGTCATACTGGATCAAATCACTGATTGCACTCACATGGCTTTGGCTCATGGTATGCAGGGAAATATCCTGTGTACTCTGACTCATTCTCAAGTTCATGGATACGATAGAGAGCATCAGAAGCGCGGCGATAATAAAACTTGTAACTAAGCCTAAGTTCATAATTTCTCTCAGTTGGTATTATTGTAAACCCGAATATAGCTCAGATTTACGTCATTCATCATGGATTCATTCGATACAGTAACGGAAATTCTTTTATAAATCGTAGCAGATGTTGGTGCGTTAGATGTCAAATCGGCGGGATCCATATACTCAATGATTGAAGTGACTTCAAACTCTCCCAGATCAGTATTCAGTGTTTCGGAGTATTCGTTTAACTCTTCAAAGGAATCAATAGTCTGGCGATTCGTAGCTGTTGTTGTGGAGATAGGATTGCCATTCACAAAATCATCGGGAACATCGTCAGGAACGGTATTACCGGCAGTTGCCTGATCAAAAGGTACTGTTTTTGAAAATTCGATCAGATCCTGCGCAATGGAAACAGCACGGACTTCAACTTCAGAGCTGACTCTAACGGTATCGTTGTTCAGCATGAAGCGATTTGCTGTAGTCAGCACTAAAGCAAAAATGATCATGGCTCCCATGACCTGTATGACTTCAGTATATCCCATCATAACGTTAGGAATTAAATTAAATGTTTTGGGTCAGCTATTACTTAAGCTGACGTACCATCTATAGTATAAAGAGAAAATGGGGACGATTTTGTTACAGTTTTCTTAATTGAGGGGCTCTGCGATTAAAAAACCCCAATACGGCGGGACCATATTGGGGCTTAAAATGCAAGTAGTGAAGACTAAGCCTTCTTTTATTTGCGGTTTGTTTATTTGTCCATCAGCTTTTTGAAGTCTTCCAACGTGGAGCGGACTGCTTTTTCTGATGCTCTTAAAAGGTCGGTTTCTGATTCGTCTAAATCAACCTCAATTATTTCCTTAATTCCACCGTGTCCCAGTTTTACCGGTACTCCGAGGAAAATATCTTTAATGTCGTACTCGCCTTCAAGTAGCACGGCACATGGGAATATACGATTCTGATCGAGCATTATTGCCTCAACCATCTGTGCAGCGGCTGCGCCGGGTGCATACCATGCGGATGTTCCCATCAGGCCAACAATTTCGCCGCCACCTTTCTTGGTTCTCTCAACAATGGCGTCCAGTTTGTCTTTGTCGATCAATTGAGTGACCGGAATACCGGAAACGGTTGTGTAACGCGGAAGTGGAACCATTGTGTCGCCGTGTCCACCCATTAGCAGAGATTGGATATCTTTTGGTGACACATCCAGTTCTTGTGCTAAAAAGGATCTGAATCGGGCAGTATCCAGAATACCGGCCATTCCCATTACTTTGCTTTTGTCCAGACCGCTGGCAGTGTGTGCTACATAGGTCATCACATCAAGCGGGTTAGAAACAATGATAATAATTGTATCCGGTGAATATTTTACCAGCTCTTCGGTAACACCCTTTACAATTTTACTGTTAATTTCGAGCAGGTCGTCACGGCTCATTCCGGGTTTTCTGGGCACACCGGCTGTAATCACACAAACATCAGATCCTTTGGTGTCTTCGTAATCGACGGTTCCGGTCAGTCGTGTGTCAAATCCTGAGATGGGTGATGCTTCCCATTGGTCGAGTGCGCGTCCTTTTGAAGGGTAAAAAGTGTTATCCCCATCTTTTTTTTCAATGTCAACCATTACAACTTCTTTCGCGAAATCCCGTTCAGCAATACTTAGTGCTACGGTTGAGCCAACATTACCACCGGCTCCTACAACTGTTACTTTCATGATTTTTCTATTTTTTAAGTTTTAAATATAGTATTTCGAAAGACTCTTTAGCATTTCAAGTAGTTCTCCTTGAAAAATGCCCTTCTTTAAAATAAAGGAAAAATGAGTAGAATTGAAGTAATTTTGGAGAGTTTTATCCTTTTCTCCGGTCGAGCCCCCACATGAGCTTATTGCGAAGTGTTTCGAAGTAGTTTTGCTCGGGAAGCTGAATCAGCTTTATGGAGAATTCACTTCGCTTGATGTGCACTTCAAACTCAGACTCACTTGGCTGAGTAATGCCATCGTATGCAAATAGTGTGTGATTCCCGCTTTCAGCACTTTTTATCGTCAGCGTGTTGTGATCGGGCAATACCAGTGGCCGGGTGGTGAGCGTGTGCGGATTGATGGGAGTTAGCAGCATCACCGGAGTGGACGGTAATACAATTGGCCCGCCAGCCGACAAATTATAAGCTGTTGAACCGGTTGGTGTGG containing:
- the mdh gene encoding malate dehydrogenase is translated as MKVTVVGAGGNVGSTVALSIAERDFAKEVVMVDIEKKDGDNTFYPSKGRALDQWEASPISGFDTRLTGTVDYEDTKGSDVCVITAGVPRKPGMSRDDLLEINSKIVKGVTEELVKYSPDTIIIIVSNPLDVMTYVAHTASGLDKSKVMGMAGILDTARFRSFLAQELDVSPKDIQSLLMGGHGDTMVPLPRYTTVSGIPVTQLIDKDKLDAIVERTKKGGGEIVGLMGTSAWYAPGAAAAQMVEAIMLDQNRIFPCAVLLEGEYDIKDIFLGVPVKLGHGGIKEIIEVDLDESETDLLRASEKAVRSTLEDFKKLMDK